Proteins encoded within one genomic window of Halorussus salilacus:
- a CDS encoding pyridoxamine 5'-phosphate oxidase family protein has product MALLRHPSIVESGWGNSRPFPRKIAGERYVIAHRSPHMEHVDYRYIGGMSEERVDQYLRNHGHGVLALADDNDSYAVPLDYYYDGSRLFLRVSTKPDSEKVAFAETTETATFVVYDVDEDTTWSILVRGAVRRLSEAEQQEFTDTVINETFSPFRLFDEDVEEVTMTIYELDPERITGRQSVESS; this is encoded by the coding sequence ATGGCCCTGCTGCGACATCCATCGATAGTCGAGTCCGGGTGGGGTAACAGTCGACCCTTTCCTCGGAAAATCGCTGGTGAACGTTATGTGATTGCTCACCGTAGTCCTCATATGGAGCATGTGGACTACAGATACATCGGGGGGATGAGTGAGGAGAGGGTCGATCAGTACCTCCGGAACCACGGTCACGGTGTTCTCGCACTTGCCGACGACAACGACAGCTACGCCGTGCCGCTCGACTACTACTACGACGGATCGCGCCTGTTCCTCCGGGTCAGTACCAAGCCAGATAGTGAGAAGGTCGCGTTCGCGGAGACCACCGAGACCGCGACGTTCGTCGTCTACGATGTCGACGAAGACACCACCTGGAGTATTCTGGTTCGCGGAGCGGTCCGTCGACTGTCAGAGGCTGAACAGCAGGAATTCACGGACACGGTTATCAACGAGACGTTTTCTCCGTTCCGCCTCTTCGACGAAGACGTCGAAGAAGTCACGATGACCATTTACGAACTCGACCCCGAGCGGATTACCGGACGCCAGTCGGTCGAATCGAGTTAA
- a CDS encoding pyridoxamine 5'-phosphate oxidase family protein — MPGQELSFSMEDVRSVQMSDEERDEFLGRGGTGVVSFDTDDDEPPYSLPISYGYDAETGTFTFRLAFGPETGKNDVVDEDRPVSFVTYEDTESGWRSVVATGHLEEITKSALDPEVAEAMQRVEIPLVDVYDRHPVELQFRFFRLTSADVTGKKEAKTMD, encoded by the coding sequence TTGCCCGGGCAGGAGTTATCTTTCAGTATGGAAGATGTCCGTTCAGTTCAGATGAGCGACGAGGAACGCGACGAATTTCTGGGTCGGGGTGGAACGGGTGTCGTCTCGTTCGATACGGACGACGACGAACCGCCGTACTCACTCCCGATCTCGTACGGATACGACGCCGAGACGGGGACGTTCACCTTCCGGCTCGCGTTCGGCCCCGAAACGGGGAAGAACGACGTCGTCGATGAAGACCGTCCAGTTTCGTTCGTTACGTACGAGGACACCGAGAGCGGCTGGCGGAGCGTTGTAGCGACGGGTCATCTCGAAGAGATTACCAAGTCGGCGCTCGATCCCGAGGTGGCCGAAGCGATGCAACGAGTGGAGATTCCGCTCGTGGACGTTTACGACAGACATCCGGTCGAACTCCAGTTCCGATTCTTCCGACTGACGTCGGCCGACGTGACGGGGAAGAAAGAGGCCAAGACGATGGACTGA
- a CDS encoding pyridoxamine 5'-phosphate oxidase family protein: protein MEGLRWVQLSEGEMNEFLGTGGTGILSFSTESGDPPFSVPVSYGYDTDGEAFYFRLALPPESGKTALLDNPVTFATHERTDDGWRSVVASGRLTEVSDMPYDATVVQAMWAVDIPEVDIFDRPPEDIDFRHFRLDPQRLTGRKEVKHDS from the coding sequence ATGGAGGGGCTTCGATGGGTGCAACTGAGCGAGGGCGAGATGAACGAGTTCCTCGGCACCGGTGGGACCGGGATACTGTCGTTTTCGACCGAGAGCGGAGATCCGCCGTTTTCGGTGCCGGTGTCGTACGGATACGACACGGACGGAGAGGCCTTCTATTTCCGACTCGCGTTACCGCCCGAGAGCGGGAAGACGGCGTTACTCGACAACCCGGTTACCTTCGCCACCCACGAGCGGACCGACGATGGGTGGCGGAGCGTCGTCGCGTCCGGTCGACTGACGGAAGTGTCTGACATGCCGTACGATGCAACTGTCGTCCAAGCGATGTGGGCAGTCGATATCCCGGAGGTGGATATCTTCGACCGTCCGCCGGAGGATATCGATTTCCGTCACTTCCGTCTCGACCCGCAGAGGCTCACCGGGCGCAAGGAAGTCAAGCACGACTCCTGA
- a CDS encoding multicopper oxidase family protein — protein MVSNERNVSRRRVLRVGGGAVLLGIAGNRGVRGIEPESVGEPQEQRGGDGQGTTLVATEGRVEVAPGETSDTWLYDDRYPGPELRVSEGDTLRVSVENRLPEETTVHWHGVPVPNPMDGVPNVTQDPVPPGETFTYEYEASPAGTYVYHSHVGLQLDRALNGPLIVEEESPHVEYDREYTLVIDDYLSGDPILDSIEAPPGGGRGGGPDGGGGGPGGGGGPGGGGPDGRGPGDGGRNGGMRGGGPMQGRRPPYEGMVVNGRLPSDPPVFEVEEGERVRLRFINPSGATTYRVGVGGHSMAVTHADGRPVEPTDVDSFYISMGERYDAVIEADSPGHWAVVAAPVVGNERPGEAVLRYENATGDGSAGRPQFDGRTLQYGDLRALEPLDVGGSPDRTFDLSLSGGMMRDSGAWTIDGQAYPDADPLEIREGEHVRVRMTNHSPAIHPMHLHGHFFQVGDAVKDTVLVPPHRGQISFDFLADNPGDWLFHCHNNYHLERGMARVFEYV, from the coding sequence ATGGTCAGCAACGAACGAAACGTCTCGCGGCGCCGAGTGTTGCGCGTCGGAGGGGGCGCGGTACTACTTGGAATCGCAGGCAATCGGGGAGTGCGAGGAATCGAACCGGAGTCGGTCGGTGAGCCTCAAGAGCAAAGAGGCGGTGACGGACAGGGGACTACTCTCGTCGCCACAGAAGGTCGGGTCGAGGTTGCGCCGGGCGAGACCAGCGATACGTGGCTGTACGACGACCGGTATCCCGGACCGGAGCTCCGCGTGAGCGAGGGAGACACGCTACGCGTCTCCGTCGAGAACCGGTTGCCGGAGGAGACGACGGTTCACTGGCACGGAGTTCCCGTCCCGAACCCGATGGACGGCGTTCCGAACGTCACGCAGGACCCGGTCCCGCCCGGTGAGACGTTCACGTACGAGTACGAGGCGTCGCCAGCGGGCACCTACGTCTATCACAGCCACGTCGGTCTACAACTCGACAGGGCACTTAACGGGCCACTGATCGTCGAGGAAGAGTCACCCCACGTCGAGTACGACCGGGAGTACACGCTGGTGATCGACGACTACCTCTCTGGGGACCCGATACTCGACTCCATCGAGGCGCCGCCCGGGGGAGGCCGCGGTGGCGGACCTGATGGCGGCGGTGGCGGACCTGGCGGCGGTGGTGGACCCGGCGGCGGCGGGCCCGATGGCCGCGGTCCGGGCGACGGAGGGCGAAACGGCGGGATGAGAGGTGGCGGTCCGATGCAGGGCCGCCGTCCCCCGTACGAGGGGATGGTCGTCAACGGTCGGCTCCCCTCGGACCCGCCGGTGTTCGAGGTCGAAGAAGGCGAGCGCGTCCGACTGCGGTTCATCAACCCCAGCGGCGCAACGACGTACCGCGTCGGCGTCGGCGGCCACTCGATGGCCGTCACGCACGCCGACGGACGACCGGTCGAACCGACGGACGTCGACTCCTTCTACATCAGCATGGGCGAACGCTACGACGCGGTCATCGAAGCCGACTCCCCGGGGCACTGGGCCGTCGTCGCCGCGCCCGTCGTCGGAAACGAGCGACCCGGGGAAGCCGTACTGCGATACGAGAACGCGACCGGAGACGGCTCCGCGGGACGACCGCAATTCGACGGTCGAACGCTCCAGTACGGCGACCTCCGGGCGCTCGAACCGCTCGATGTTGGGGGTTCACCGGACCGGACGTTCGACCTCTCCCTCTCGGGTGGGATGATGCGGGATTCCGGAGCGTGGACCATCGACGGCCAGGCGTATCCGGACGCCGACCCCCTAGAGATTCGCGAGGGCGAACACGTCCGGGTGCGGATGACGAACCATAGTCCGGCGATCCACCCGATGCATCTTCACGGCCACTTCTTCCAGGTCGGAGATGCGGTCAAGGACACCGTCCTCGTCCCACCCCACCGGGGACAGATTTCGTTCGACTTTCTGGCGGACAATCCCGGGGACTGGCTCTTCCACTGTCACAACAACTATCATCTGGAACGAGGGATGGCTCGCGTCTTCGAGTACGTCTGA
- a CDS encoding ABC transporter ATP-binding protein — protein sequence MRETDISRREKLRGLYRVATYRPALTAFIVAFSVFAAVLEGVGISFIVPIVEVARAPGDPAETADGYALAFVRLYETLGVPFTIGTLVAGVAGVMVARFTSSFVVSWLQVALKTYYVRHLQTESFGNALDARVAYFDREGSDDVLNAIVTQAEYAGKVIRDFVDFFQQLLLCLMYLGIALYLSWELTLVSAAFLGGLTYVFRHVLEPGYTIGDRVAEANERIQESVQAGTQAVRDVKLFTMGEELFSGFSTHIDTYTESSVALGRNEAAIDNFYNLLTAVMVFALIYGAITFTGMGLSELGVFLFAMFQLGPRVSSMNYRFYKFEGRLPHLVRTQTFIAELKRNREPTGGSRPVPEDPTPVAFEDVSFAYETEEGRVLRDVSFEVGDEEFVAFVGQSGAGKSTVAALLARLYEPDEGSVTAAGEPIEEFDVREWRERVAVVRQDPFIFNETVEYNVTVGNRDASRDEIDRVCEIAQVTEFLDDLPAGYDTELGDDGVRLSGGQRQRIALARALLKDADVLVLDEATSDLDTRIEADVQREIESMDREYAIVAIAHRLSTVRGADRIYALEDGRITEQGDHDELVDEDGTYADLYATQ from the coding sequence ATGCGCGAGACGGACATCTCTCGTCGTGAGAAACTCCGCGGGCTGTACCGCGTCGCGACGTATCGACCGGCGCTGACTGCGTTCATCGTCGCCTTCAGCGTCTTCGCCGCGGTGCTGGAGGGAGTCGGTATCAGCTTCATCGTCCCCATCGTCGAGGTCGCGCGCGCTCCCGGCGACCCGGCCGAGACCGCAGACGGCTACGCGCTGGCGTTCGTCCGGCTCTACGAGACGCTGGGCGTCCCGTTCACCATCGGCACGCTGGTCGCGGGGGTCGCGGGCGTGATGGTCGCTCGCTTCACGTCGAGTTTCGTCGTGTCGTGGCTTCAGGTCGCGCTGAAGACCTACTACGTGCGACACCTCCAGACCGAGTCGTTCGGGAACGCCCTCGACGCCCGCGTGGCGTACTTCGACAGGGAGGGCTCGGACGACGTGCTGAACGCCATCGTGACTCAGGCCGAGTACGCCGGGAAGGTCATCCGGGACTTCGTGGACTTCTTCCAGCAGCTCCTGCTGTGCCTGATGTACCTCGGGATAGCGCTCTACCTCTCGTGGGAGCTCACCCTCGTCTCGGCGGCGTTCCTCGGCGGGCTGACCTACGTCTTCAGACACGTCCTCGAACCGGGCTACACCATCGGCGACCGGGTCGCGGAGGCAAACGAGCGCATCCAGGAGAGCGTGCAGGCCGGGACACAGGCCGTCCGCGACGTGAAGCTGTTCACGATGGGCGAGGAGCTGTTCTCGGGCTTCTCGACCCACATCGACACCTACACCGAGTCGTCGGTCGCGCTGGGGCGCAACGAGGCCGCCATCGACAACTTCTACAATCTCCTGACCGCGGTGATGGTGTTCGCGCTCATCTACGGCGCGATAACGTTCACCGGGATGGGGCTGAGCGAACTCGGGGTGTTCCTGTTCGCGATGTTCCAGCTCGGCCCGCGGGTCAGCTCGATGAACTACCGGTTCTACAAGTTCGAGGGTCGCCTGCCCCACCTCGTTCGGACCCAGACGTTCATCGCGGAACTGAAGCGCAACCGGGAGCCGACCGGCGGCTCCCGGCCCGTCCCCGAGGACCCGACGCCCGTCGCCTTCGAGGACGTGTCGTTCGCCTACGAGACCGAGGAGGGGCGCGTCCTCCGGGACGTGTCGTTCGAGGTCGGCGACGAGGAGTTCGTGGCGTTCGTCGGCCAGTCGGGCGCGGGGAAATCGACCGTCGCGGCCCTGCTCGCGCGGCTGTACGAACCCGACGAAGGGAGCGTGACCGCGGCCGGAGAGCCCATCGAGGAGTTCGACGTCCGCGAGTGGCGCGAGCGGGTCGCCGTGGTTCGCCAGGACCCGTTCATCTTCAACGAGACGGTCGAGTACAACGTCACGGTCGGCAACCGCGACGCCTCCCGGGACGAGATCGACCGCGTCTGCGAAATCGCGCAGGTCACCGAGTTCCTCGACGACCTCCCGGCGGGCTACGACACGGAACTGGGCGACGACGGCGTCCGGCTCTCGGGCGGCCAGCGCCAGCGCATCGCGCTCGCTCGCGCCCTGCTGAAGGACGCCGACGTGCTCGTCCTCGACGAGGCCACCAGCGACCTCGACACCCGAATCGAGGCCGACGTTCAGCGCGAGATAGAGTCGATGGACCGCGAGTACGCCATCGTCGCCATCGCCCACCGGCTCTCGACGGTCCGGGGGGCCGACCGCATCTACGCCCTCGAAGACGGTCGGATAACCGAGCAGGGCGACCACGACGAACTGGTCGACGAGGACGGGACGTACGCCGACCTGTACGCGACCCAGTAG
- a CDS encoding universal stress protein, giving the protein MVVVGPDVTRRILVPIDGSPPADRALEYALETFPDATITTIHVIDPIDSVYAAEAGGLPVAEDWYDDAQDRATEIHAKAEERADEFDIEIETVTEVGRPARTILQYTAEHDVSQIVIGSHGRQRIERVVLGSVAERVVRRAEVPVTVVR; this is encoded by the coding sequence ATGGTCGTCGTTGGCCCCGACGTGACCCGGCGTATACTCGTCCCGATTGACGGTTCACCGCCTGCAGACCGGGCGCTCGAATACGCGCTCGAAACGTTTCCCGACGCGACTATCACGACCATCCATGTCATCGACCCGATTGATTCCGTCTATGCCGCAGAAGCCGGAGGGTTGCCCGTCGCAGAGGACTGGTACGACGACGCACAGGACCGCGCGACCGAGATTCACGCGAAGGCAGAGGAACGCGCCGACGAATTCGACATCGAGATAGAGACGGTGACGGAGGTCGGACGACCCGCTCGGACGATACTCCAGTACACTGCCGAACACGACGTCTCCCAAATCGTCATCGGGAGCCACGGTCGGCAGAGAATCGAACGCGTCGTCTTGGGCAGTGTCGCAGAAAGGGTGGTTCGCCGCGCTGAAGTACCGGTGACCGTCGTCCGGTGA
- a CDS encoding VIT1/CCC1 transporter family protein, with product MLTELLEDEVEASGEYVAEVIYGANDGIITTFAVVSGVAGAALQPSIVLILGIANLLADGFSMGMSNYLSRRSEIAYRTSVENTGPETDEGKSPTSTAAVTFVAFVVAGWAPLFPYIFVLEPLFPVSLAVTGVAFFAVGASRSIVTDRRWYVNGGEMFAVGMLAAAVAYAVGTLLKGIA from the coding sequence ATGCTTACAGAACTCCTCGAAGACGAAGTGGAAGCGTCTGGCGAGTACGTGGCCGAAGTGATTTACGGTGCGAACGACGGTATCATCACGACGTTCGCCGTCGTCTCGGGAGTCGCGGGGGCCGCATTGCAACCGTCTATCGTCCTGATCCTCGGGATAGCAAATCTGTTGGCAGATGGATTCTCGATGGGGATGAGCAACTATCTCAGTCGTCGCTCGGAAATAGCGTATCGAACTTCCGTCGAGAACACGGGCCCTGAGACTGACGAGGGCAAATCGCCGACGAGTACGGCCGCCGTCACCTTCGTGGCGTTCGTCGTTGCCGGGTGGGCACCGCTGTTTCCGTACATCTTCGTCCTCGAACCGCTGTTTCCGGTATCGCTCGCAGTTACCGGCGTCGCGTTCTTCGCCGTCGGTGCGAGTCGGAGCATCGTGACCGACCGACGATGGTACGTCAACGGCGGTGAGATGTTCGCCGTCGGCATGCTCGCCGCCGCCGTCGCCTACGCCGTCGGAACTCTCCTGAAGGGTATCGCGTAG